The following nucleotide sequence is from Streptomyces leeuwenhoekii.
CCTCGACCCCCAGCCGCTTGGCGATCCCGTACAGGTGCTCCTTGGACGCCTGCTCGTCGACGCCCTCCCCGCTGCGGCCGCCCTGCTGCCGCGGCCGGGCCGACCGCGGGTCCGAGGGCCCCTTGCGGCCGTCCTCCTTGCGCTCCCAGTGGTCACCGACCTTCTCGTACTTGTGTTTGAGCGCTCCGTACGCCACCCGATGCGCCCGCTCGCCCTCGCCGTACTCCTCCACGGCCGAGTCGTGCGCCTTGATCCAGGTGCGCTGGGCGTCCTGCGGAGACCGCTCCAGGGTCGACGGCAGTTCCTCACGTCCCGGCACGGGACCCACCTCCGTTTTCTCGCGGTTCGCCGAAGAGTCCACGGGTGCCCGGAGCCGGGGGGTCCGAAAACGGCCGGAACCCTTGGAAACACTGGGTGGCGGGCGGGTTTGACGCCCCCGGCCGGGGCTACCCGCGCCATGTGACATCGACGACATCCCAGCAGGAGCTCTTCCGGTTCCTGGAGGACCGCTTCGCCTGCGCGCAGGCGTGTACCGAGTGCGCCCGCGCGTGCGCGGTGCGGGCGAGCCTCGTGGATCCGGACGGGGCCGAGAACCAGGAACTCGTACGACGCAAGGGCATCATGTGCGCGGAGGTGTGCGACGCGACCTGCCGCGTGCTGTCCGAGCAGAACCAGGTGGACGAGGAGGCGATCCGCGTCCAG
It contains:
- a CDS encoding ChaB family protein, whose translation is MPGREELPSTLERSPQDAQRTWIKAHDSAVEEYGEGERAHRVAYGALKHKYEKVGDHWERKEDGRKGPSDPRSARPRQQGGRSGEGVDEQASKEHLYGIAKRLGVEGRSRMSKPELLDAIRKANRSQTRAARSR